The DNA window ATCTTGGCGCCCGACTCCAGGGGTGGCAGTCGCTCCTCACCCAAAACGCCGAACTCCGGCCCGGGCGGTTGCTGCACGACGCACTCGATTCACAGCTGGATATCGGAGCCGGCCTGTCGCTGCTGGGTTCCAACCGAACCGGCCTGGCGGCGACAGTCGACCTCCAGACGCTGGGAGGCTCCCTGCGACAAGGAGAGCTGGTCGACGTCGATCAACTACTGGATGTACGCATCAACCAGGGACAGAACCTCGTGCCCGGTTTGACCCATGGCCTGTCCGGTTCGCTTAATACCGTAACCAGCTCCTGGACGGGATCGACGGGAACCGGCGGCCTGGGCGGACTCACCGGCGGGATCGGCAATACGCTGACCAGCGTAACGGGCGGACTCGGCGGCGGGACGACCGGCGGACTGACAGGTACGCTCGGTGGCGTCACTGGCGGTCTCACCGGCGGGTCAACTGGCGGACTGACGGGTACGCTTGGCGGTGTCGCCGGCGGGCTCACCGGCGGGTCAACCGGCGGATTGACGGGTACGCTCGGTGGAGTCACCGGCGGGCTCACCGGCGGGTCAACCGGCGGATTGACGGGTGCGCTCGGCGGAGTCACTGGCGGGTCGACTGGAGGTCTCGGCGGCACCCTGGGCGGAGTCGCTGGCGGACTGGGCGGCGCTCTTGGGGGTACGCTCGGCGGACTGGGCGGCGGCCTCTCCCATTGATCCAGTCGTGACAGCCAGCCGCCGGCTGCGATCCGTTCGCTAGCCTGCGGCAAGCAACCCGGAAGGATACCTATTGGCGGTGCATGAGAGTTTTCATGCACCGCCTTTTTTTGTGAATCAAGCCTTGGCGACGAAGGTCCTACTTTGCCAGGGCGACGTCGATCGGACCCGCGGCGGCGATCGCTTCGCTGGCGACGTCGGCGAAGCGGGCAAAGTTGTCGTGGAAGGCTTTCGCCAGGGCGCGGGCCGCTTCGTCGTAATCGGCTTCCTTTTCCCACGTGTTCCGCGGCGTTAGCAGTTCCTTGGGAATCTGCGGGCAACTCTGCGGAATGGCGAGGCCGAAGATCGGATCTTCCACGGTCGGCGTTTCGGCTAGCTCGCCCGAGTGGATCGCATCGATGATCGCTCGGGTGTACGCCAGCCTGATGCGGGAGCCGGCGCCATACGCTCCGCCCGACCAGCCCGTATTGATCAGCCAGGCGTGCGTGCCGTGCCGGTTGATTTTCTCCGCCAGCAGCTCCGCGTAGCGGGTCGGATGCCAGACCAGAAATGCAGCCCCATAGCAGGCCGAAAAAGTCGCTTCCGGTTCCGTCACGCCGACTTCCGTCCCGGCGACTTTGGCCGTATACCCGCTGATGAAGTGATACATGGCCTGTTCCGAAGTCAACTTGCTGACAGGCGGCAACACGCCAAACGCGTCGCAGGTAAGGAGGATGATGTTCTGCGGATGCCCGCCCAGGCAAGGCGTTTTGGCGTGGGGAATGAATTCAATCGGATATGCAGCCCGGGTATTCTCCGTGAGCGAGCTGTCGTGGTAATCGACCTCGCGGGTGACCGGATCCTGCACCGTGTTTTCCAGCACTGAACCGAATCGCACGGCGCTGAAAATTTCGGGCTCTTTCTCGGCCGAAAGGTCGATGCATTTGGCGTAGCAGCCGCCTTCGATATTGAACACGCCGTCGTCGGTCCAGCAATGTTCATCATCGCCGATCAGGGCCCGCCGGGAGTCGGCCGAGAGCGTCGTTTTGCCGGTGCCCGACAGACCAAAAAACAGGGACACGTCGCCGTCCGGGCCTTCATTCGCCGAGCAGTGCATCGACAGAACTTCGCGTTTGGGCATTAAATAATGCATGATGGTGAACACGCCTTTTTTCATCTCTCCGGCGTACTGCGTGCCCAGGATTACAAACTCACCGCCGACCAGATCCAGGCAAACGCTGGTGGA is part of the Lignipirellula cremea genome and encodes:
- the pckA gene encoding phosphoenolpyruvate carboxykinase (ATP) gives rise to the protein MMKGCDLNRYGMNVSETYRNLSPARLYEHALQNDHAMITSAGALATISYQKTGRSPGDKRLVDSPEIHDDVWWGPVNIPLEKEAFQANRQRAIDYLRVQPRLYVVDGYAGWDPAQQLKIRVLCARPYHALFMHNMLIRPTAEQLADFGEPDYVIFNAGEFTADPATPGMTSSTSVCLDLVGGEFVILGTQYAGEMKKGVFTIMHYLMPKREVLSMHCSANEGPDGDVSLFFGLSGTGKTTLSADSRRALIGDDEHCWTDDGVFNIEGGCYAKCIDLSAEKEPEIFSAVRFGSVLENTVQDPVTREVDYHDSSLTENTRAAYPIEFIPHAKTPCLGGHPQNIILLTCDAFGVLPPVSKLTSEQAMYHFISGYTAKVAGTEVGVTEPEATFSACYGAAFLVWHPTRYAELLAEKINRHGTHAWLINTGWSGGAYGAGSRIRLAYTRAIIDAIHSGELAETPTVEDPIFGLAIPQSCPQIPKELLTPRNTWEKEADYDEAARALAKAFHDNFARFADVASEAIAAAGPIDVALAK